In Daucus carota subsp. sativus chromosome 4, DH1 v3.0, whole genome shotgun sequence, one DNA window encodes the following:
- the LOC108216065 gene encoding AP2-like ethylene-responsive transcription factor CRL5, producing the protein MNSMNRQEYVAHLRRRSSGFSRGASVYRGVTRHHQHGRWQARIGRVAGNKDLYLGTFCTQEEAAEAYDIAAIKFRGIGAVTNFEMTKYDVEKIMASDTLLAGEQARRINDIEESRLTEAIVEYVIPASVAPGQENNYQNTSHDNNGRSIDWKMMLNQFPHQQQQNVEAVAENQRHDKNLSFSVALQNLISDETLSSSSTQLMLHDSSSTKTDDRHHFSDPSSLVTSLGSSREASPDKPCFSSWISGAQMRPAQTSMAHLPVFGSCNSP; encoded by the exons ATGAACAGCATGAATCGtcaggaatatgttgcacactTGAGAAG GAGAAGTAGTGGCTTCTCTAGGGGCGCTTCAGTTTACAGAGGAGTAACAAG GCATCATCAGCATGGAAGGTGGCAAGCTCGAATTGGTAGAGTTGCAGGAAACAAGGACCTCTATCTGGGGACATTCT GCACCCAGGAAGAAGCAGCTGAAGCTTATGACATTGCTGCAATAAAATTTCGTGGTATAGGAGCTGTCACAAACTTTGAGATGACCAAATACGACGTTGAAAAAATCATGGCCAGTGACACATTACTTGCTGGAGAGCAAGCTAGGCGAATTAATGATATAGAAGAGTCAAGGTTAACGGAGGCCATTGTGGAATATGTGATCCCAGCCTCAGTAGCTCCAGGCCAAGAGAATAATTATCAAAATACTAGTCATGACAACAACGGGAGAAGTATAGATTGGAAAATGATGCTAAACCAGTTCCCACACCAGCAGCAACAAAATGTGGAAGCTGTGGCCGAAAATCAGAGACATGACAAGAACTTGTCTTTCTCAGTAGCCCTGCAAAATTTGATCAGTGATGAAACCTTGAGTTCAAGCTCAACACAACTGATGCTCCATGATTCATCATCAACAAAGACCGATGACAGGCATCATTTCTCTGATCCGTCGTCTCTGGTTACCAGTTTAGGTAGCTCAAGAGAAGCGAGCCCTGATAAGCCTTGTTTCAGCTCTTGGATATCAGGAGCTCAGATGAGGCCTGCTCAAACCTCCATGGCTCACTTGCCAGTGTTTGGTTCTTGTAACAGTCCCTAG
- the LOC135152327 gene encoding AP2-like ethylene-responsive transcription factor ANT, with amino-acid sequence MNMNDVFHSFVMPLNSDGSLCIMKNPSRSQHSQGLISDSPKLENLLGNATIGAHCINYEREAMALSFDNMYYHQNVNDQEPDQSQRQQQEEEAHLQYFSGMPCYEMYQTNDLFPGNFKGQQLGNNTMLHDHSSVEPMGYGDLQCLSLSMSPGSQSSSITPATQISPTESHCLAIETKKRGTGSAKLSTKQPSHRKTIDTFGQRTSQYRGVTRLVINLAEFDNLLRHRWTGRYEAHLWDNSSTKEGQTRKGRQVKSLRDV; translated from the exons ATGAATATGAATGATGTTTTTCACTCTTTTGTCATGCCTCTCAACTCAGATGGTTCTCTTTGTATCATGAAAAACCCTTCCAGATCACAACATTCACAAG GGTTGATTTCAGATTCTCCGAAACTCGAAAACTTGTTAGGAAATGCAACAATTGGAGCCCATTGTATCAACTATGAGAGGGAAGCCATGGCTCTTAGTTTTGACAACATGTATTACCACCAAAATGTTAATGATCAAGAACCTGATCAAAGTCAAAGGCaacaacaagaagaagaagcacATCTGCAGTATTTCTCAGGGATGCCTTGCTATGAGATGTATCAAACTAATGATCTTTTTCCTGGGAATTTCAAAGGCCAACAATTGGGAAATAACACCATGCTTCATGATCATAGCTCTGTTGAGCCAATGGGCTATGGAGATTTACAGTGCTTGAGCTTGTCTATGAGCCCTGGCTCACAGTCCAGCAGTATCACACCTGCAACTCAAATCTCACCTACTGAGTCTCATTGTTTGGCCATAGAAACCAAGAAGAGGGGGACAGGGTCAGCTAAACTCAGCACAAAACAACCTTCTCATCGCAAAACTATCGACACTTTCGGCCAAAGAACATCTCAGTATAGAGGTGTCACAAG GCTTGTAATTAATTTAGCGGAATTTGATAACTTGCTTAGGCATAGATGGACTGGACGATATGAAGCTCATTTATGGGACAATAGTTCAACAAAAGAAGGCCAAACAAGGAAAGGAAGGCAAG TAAAATCACTGAGGGACGTTTAG
- the LOC108217826 gene encoding protein SOB FIVE-LIKE 5 isoform X2 — translation MSTSECSSGCESGWTAYLDQSSNSANDLYYNAERSKSVTLRDGYEDEDLSMISDASSGPRHDYNHQENENNCVRNYSGSKQGTIRKHEAKIKGKGKFSGDSSYLDDTASSPVLSFSKTKLARSAHQNSHEQETQGFSTTHYKGKSSNQHLGFQKSSVTGLNKSGEFQGRNYKWQ, via the exons ATGTCCACTTCTGAATGCAGTAGCGGATGCGAATCTGGATGGACAGCGTATCTGGATCAGTCGTCGAATTCAGCAAATGATTTATACTATAACGCTGAACGGAGCAAGAGTGTTACTCTGCGAGATGGATATGAAGATGAAGATTTGTCAATGATTTCTGATGCATCTTCAGGGCCTAGACATGATTATAACCATCAAGAGAATGAAAACAATTGTGTGAGAAATTATTCGGGTTCGAAACAAGGAACCATAAGGAAGCACGAGGCGAAAATCAAAGGAAAGGGGAAGTTCAGCGGGGATAGTAGTTATCTTGATGATACTGCCAGCTCCCCTGTTCTTAGCTTCTCTAAG ACCAAGTTAGCTCGTTCTGCCCATCAAAATTCCCATGAACAAGAAACACAAGGTTTCTCGACAACACATTATAAG GGCAAATCTTCAAATCAGCATCTTGGGTTCCAGAAATCCTCTGTTACAGGCCTAAATAAATCAG GTGAATTTCAGGGAAGAAATTACAAATGGCAATGA
- the LOC108217826 gene encoding protein SOB FIVE-LIKE 5 isoform X1, translating to MSTSECSSGCESGWTAYLDQSSNSANDLYYNAERSKSVTLRDGYEDEDLSMISDASSGPRHDYNHQENENNCVRNYSGSKQGTIRKHEAKIKGKGKFSGDSSYLDDTASSPVLSFSKTKLARSAHQNSHEQETQGFSTTHYKGKSSNQHLGFQKSSVTGLNKSGKQESGSAHLKQLRM from the exons ATGTCCACTTCTGAATGCAGTAGCGGATGCGAATCTGGATGGACAGCGTATCTGGATCAGTCGTCGAATTCAGCAAATGATTTATACTATAACGCTGAACGGAGCAAGAGTGTTACTCTGCGAGATGGATATGAAGATGAAGATTTGTCAATGATTTCTGATGCATCTTCAGGGCCTAGACATGATTATAACCATCAAGAGAATGAAAACAATTGTGTGAGAAATTATTCGGGTTCGAAACAAGGAACCATAAGGAAGCACGAGGCGAAAATCAAAGGAAAGGGGAAGTTCAGCGGGGATAGTAGTTATCTTGATGATACTGCCAGCTCCCCTGTTCTTAGCTTCTCTAAG ACCAAGTTAGCTCGTTCTGCCCATCAAAATTCCCATGAACAAGAAACACAAGGTTTCTCGACAACACATTATAAG GGCAAATCTTCAAATCAGCATCTTGGGTTCCAGAAATCCTCTGTTACAGGCCTAAATAAATCAG GAAAACAAGAATCTGGCTCGGCACATTTGAAACAGTTGAGGATGTAG